Sequence from the Helianthus annuus cultivar XRQ/B chromosome 13, HanXRQr2.0-SUNRISE, whole genome shotgun sequence genome:
TACTTAGTTTCTATGATGGGACCTTTGATTCTATGCAGTATTTTCTTTACCAAATACTACGAGGACTCAAATATGTTCATTCGGCACACGTCTTGCATCGTGATCTAAAACCAAGCAACTTGCTTCTCAACGCAAACTGCGACCTAAAAATCGGGGATTTTGGGCTCGCAAGAACAACTTCTGAAACAGACTTCATGACTGAATATGTTGTTACTCGCTGGTACCGAGCCCCTGAGTTGCTCTTAAATTGTTCAGAGTACACCGCAGCTATCGACATCTGGTCTGTTGGTTGCATTCTTGGTGAAATCATGACTCGACAACCACTTTTTCCAGGCAAAGATTATGTTCATCAGCTCAGACTTATCACGGAGGTAACTGTTTCTTGTTGCGTTTAGCATTTCAACATGATTTATTTAGGGGTGTGTACAAATTGATCCAAACTGACGAAAATAACACATCTAATTGTGTTGGAACTAGGGACGGGATTGGTACAGTACCCGTACTCGTACCGAAAAGACAGGtattgaatttgaacaaaacttgGTACCAAAACCGTACCGAATATATTGGAACGGTACAGGTATTTCGGTACAGTACCAACTTTGGTAccactttgtttttattttagtttttgagCACTCGTACAGGTACTAAATAGGTAAAATCGGCACGAATACCGATATAGTACGAGTACTAATACGATACGGGTTCCAAATAGGTAAAATCAATACGAGTACCATAATACGAAATAAAACATACTATAAAAAAGCTTTTAAGGTTCTATATAAAAGTCGGTACTAGTACCTCTTCTTACCTGTACCGATATCGAAAGTACCGCATACGGAAATCAATAAAACTGGGTACAACAcatgtaccggatatggaaaatTGATACAGGTacgggtacgagtacgggtaCGGGTATTTGGGATAAAATGCCCATCACTAGTTGGAACCGACAAAACACGGTTTTGTTTTTGGTTCCATTGGTTTAGAAGATCGGGTTCTGGCTTTGATCCAGAAAcagttaaatttaaaaaaaatgggaAAAATAATAATCAAGACTAAAAGTTTGCAGCCTTGAAGACTTTATATGAGAAACGATGATTTTGTAGGAAAATATAAATGCTCTTACAGTAACACTTTACATGCTTCTAAAAAATTTGGTTATtttgaccctaaatagtcagaaTCAGATTTTTGCCGATGGATTATTAAAATGCGGTTTGACCTTCTGTTTGTTACTGTTAATTTGTTTAGCTCATAGGCTCACCAGACGATGCAAGTCTTGGATTTCTTAGAAGTGATAACGCAAGAAGATACGTTAGACAACTTCCTCAGTATCCAAGGCAACAATTCGCTGCTAGATTTCCTAATACATCTCCTGGAGCTGTAGATTTACTGGAAAAAATGCTCGTATTTGACCCAAATAGGCGTATTACAGGTATCGTGTTTTAAGTGTTATTTTTTAACCGCAAATTTGTTCTTTTTATGACTTGTGAGGTCTAAAGAAGCTATTTTTAAACTTCAAAATTGATGTCAGTAAACTTTAGTATTTACCGTAAGTCAGGTGCGACTCGGTATATACATGTGcgttgaaaaaaataaaaattatatgtatattatatcaaatgacaaaaacctaaaatccagctatttaaaaaaaataaaaattgcaGCTATTTAATGGCGCATAGCGACAGACCTAAAATGcagctatttaaaaaaaataaaaattatatgtatattatatcaaaataccctggtatatacggtattttacatgtatatttaacaaaaacctaaaatccagctattttaaaGCTAtatttaatcgctatttatattTGAAAAAATAAATTGAAATCCTGCTATATATGGCTACATACCCTGTAGCGACCTTTGACCTCTATGCTACGCTATTCGCTATGGCGACCGCTATTGACAACTGTTGATCTGTTGAATATGTCGTTCGTTGCTAGATGTGGTACTTGTTTTGCACCTTGCTTGAAACCGGTTACTAAAATCTGAGTTTGTCCTATATTTTTACTCTCAGTGAATTTGATCTCTCTGCATAATATACGTATAAATATAATTAAGATAATCATGAATTTACTTTTTTTGTTGAACTGCAGTTGAGGAGGCGCTGAGTCACCCATACTTAGCACCCCTACACGAGATCAACGAGGAGCCAGTGTGCCCTCAGCCTTTTAATTTCGACTTCGAGCAGCCATCATGCACCGAAGAACATATCAAAGAGTTGATATGGAGGGAGTCTGTTAAATTCAATCCAGACCCCGCTCATTGAGgaggtatgtatgtgtgtgtagtTGATGTATACGATTTAGAGATTGTGACATGATCCTAGAATTTCCTCCTATTATGTTCTTTCAATACAAAATAAAGGCAAAGGGCATATTGGGTTTTTTACTTGCATCTTTTGTGACATTTCTTTTCTTGTAATATTCAAATGGTCTTTCAAGAGAATTTACCATCGCTGCTTCTGTTCTCGAGTTTAACTGCCAGTTACTTGTTGGTTTACTTCTCATATTTGTAAACGCTACTTGGTTGATTTATTCGTTTGTTACTACTTTTTGTTGCCTATAAATGAACATGCTGGATCAGCAAATTCACAGTCATCTTCAAGTGTAAGAGTATGTGAAATGTATACTTGTAATGAAGTAAGACCATGATAATCCCCTTTGGTAGTTTCAACAACAATTGAGTGGTCGATTACGCAAACTTCAACATAAAACCAAGAGCCACACCGAGCGGTGGGTCTCAAGGCTAGCTTTGACGGATGAATCTATACTCGCTGAGTTATCCGTTCTCAAAGCACCTTGTGTACTTCATATTGCAAATTGACCAGAAAAGCTTGAAGGGGTTGTGGTTAGAATGGTGATTGGTTTACAACTTAATGAGATATTAAAAGATGTCAACTCTATGGCCATGATTATTTTGCTAATGATATCATGTTGTGGAAGAAAAATTCAAACTAATCTATTGGTAGATTTGACAAACTTGATATAAAattaagagtaaacttccgttttgctccctgtggtttggtcactttaacggttttgctccaaacctttaaaaatagccattttactccctgatgttccggtttttttgccagtttgctcccagCCTCTAACTCCattcaaattgtttgtttttccattttgctccccgcagggagcaaactggcaacaaaaccaaaatatcagggagtaaaatggctatttttaaaggtttggggcaaaaccgttaaagtgaccaaaccacagggagcaaaacggaagtttactctaaaattaAACATCCAAGCGATTGTAACGAAAAGATACATTTATAAAAAGAAAACTATCAGAAAGGATGAGTTGAACTGTGATAAAACATAGTAAACTAAAACCATACAGAAACAAGATTGAATGTTCGATATTACACTCTGAATTTCCACATATATAAACATAGTTTGACGATATATAAAGAGACCCGCCCACTCAACATAATACAAAAGCGGATCCACCGTAATGAAAATTTTGGATGACCAGATCTGTATGTAGAGTAGAGCGCAAAATGGGTTGCAGCCGCCCATGTTATTGCTAAGTCTTCCTTCATCAGCTGGAGCATTTATTATTGTTGCATTTTTACAGATATCAAAATACAAATCAAACATACATACATAGTTTATTAAACTCCACGAAAAAAATAAATACTTCTAGCCTAGGAAACAATTTTACCAGTTCCGGTTGAGATTGCTAGCTAATCAACAAAGTCCTCTTTCATCTGACCAAAAATGATGAAAAAAATTAAGGGATATCGTCATATCGAAATACTTTCGGTTTCAGCAAATCATGCTGATGACAGAGGGTAGAATAGAGAATTTTCTTGGAAGAAATCCCAGATGCTCTCCGTCAGATTGAACAAAAATGCTGTTGCTGCCCACAACCTCCTCCACTTCGATCGAGAATGCACTGCGATTTATGCAAACACCAATTATAACGATAATTCACCCTCCAACCGCGTATCATGTACTACATACGCATCATGAAAATCACAACAATTCACTCTCTAATGTCCAATGAATATTTCAATATTTTCATACCATGGGCAAAAAGAATGACTAAAAAGAAAGCGAGGTCGTAAGTGTGTTATTAATGCATAAAGCTTCCTAATTGTTTTATCACATGAAATTTAATTAACAGTGTGATAACTGATAACATTGTTTTTATAATCATAACAAACACAAATAGTTATTTTTACAGAAAGTGTGTGTGGATCAAACATGTTGAACCCAATAAAACATAAACAGTTTTGACTCGCTGATAAACTGCCCACCCATCTTGATACCTCTAGTAGTAACCGGctgtaaacaaaccaaatgttcaGCAAATAGtccgtgaaccgttcggcgggaagttcgtttatgttcatttgtttaagagttaattgctcggatggtccctgtggtttcacattttttcacgtttagtccccacattttgaaaatagcatgtatgctccctatggtttgtcattttgttactcggatagtcccccaacatttactctggggactatccgagtaacaaaatgacaaaccatagggagcatacctgctattttcaaactatctgacatcttctcagggactatccgagtaacaaaatgacaaaccatagggagcatacctgctattttcaaaaggtggggactaaacatgaaaaaagttgaaaccacagagaccatccgagcaattaactctttgtttaattaatgaacaaacacaaacaagaaatttcgttcgattaacAGGACCTTGAtagaggctgccagaaccatgctaaattaacgaacatgaacaaaggtctcgttcgt
This genomic interval carries:
- the LOC110864512 gene encoding mitogen-activated protein kinase 4; amino-acid sequence: METNNTGGDQGNIKGVATHGGRYVQYNVYGNLFEVSRKYVPPIRPVGRGAYGIVCAATNAETREEVAIKKIGNAFDNRIDAKRTLREIKLLRHMDHENVIAIKDIIRPPQKENFNDVYIVYELMDTDLHQIIRSNQPLADDHCRYFLYQILRGLKYVHSAHVLHRDLKPSNLLLNANCDLKIGDFGLARTTSETDFMTEYVVTRWYRAPELLLNCSEYTAAIDIWSVGCILGEIMTRQPLFPGKDYVHQLRLITELIGSPDDASLGFLRSDNARRYVRQLPQYPRQQFAARFPNTSPGAVDLLEKMLVFDPNRRITVEEALSHPYLAPLHEINEEPVCPQPFNFDFEQPSCTEEHIKELIWRESVKFNPDPAH